Proteins from a genomic interval of Diaphorobacter sp. HDW4A:
- a CDS encoding VOC family protein: MLCKKLHHAAFRCKDAAQTTRFYTEVLGLKFAHAMGEDHVPSTGKYSPHVHIFFEMEDGSNIAFFECPQDEGEPSGRDAKTPGWVQHFAFEVESLDVLHRAKKDLEAKGLKVVGPTNHDDFIESIYFFDPSGHRLELTARTCDPARYAEFEKEAPAVLDLWAQTHDWSQREKVFGAATGYQRG; this comes from the coding sequence ATGTTGTGCAAGAAACTTCACCACGCCGCCTTCCGCTGCAAGGACGCCGCGCAAACCACGCGCTTCTACACCGAGGTGCTCGGTCTCAAGTTTGCCCACGCGATGGGCGAGGACCATGTGCCGTCCACCGGCAAGTACAGCCCGCACGTGCACATCTTTTTCGAGATGGAAGACGGCAGCAACATCGCCTTCTTCGAATGCCCGCAGGATGAAGGCGAGCCATCCGGCCGTGATGCGAAGACGCCCGGCTGGGTGCAGCATTTCGCGTTCGAGGTGGAAAGCCTCGACGTGCTGCATCGGGCCAAGAAGGATCTCGAGGCCAAGGGTCTGAAGGTCGTCGGCCCGACCAACCATGACGACTTCATCGAGTCGATCTACTTCTTCGACCCGTCCGGCCACCGGCTCGAACTCACGGCCCGCACCTGCGATCCCGCGCGCTATGCGGAGTTTGAAAAGGAAGCGCCCGCCGTGCTCGACCTGTGGGCCCAGACCCATGACTGGTCACAGCGCGAAAAAGTCTTCGGCGCGGCCACCGGCTACCAGCGCGGCTGA
- a CDS encoding IclR family transcriptional regulator, with protein MNSKIATDAGSLKRGVALLKILATAGNRGQALTEVAEKAGIPHPTVHRILKQLITEGLAIQHFETHRYKLGPLVFELGLAGSSLHDIRDLCEPSMRDLAQTTEDTVYLVLRSGFEAVCMHRCEGPFPIRALVLEVGSRRPLGVGAGGLAILAAIEPDERSAIIERVEPYLAGFGNMSVVQLRDACDQTIAEGMALVQNKVSMGVTAVGIPFRNSVGSPIGAISVAALTQRMPNARIQKVAAELRREATNIEARLRKSNWSQANPAQR; from the coding sequence ATGAACTCGAAAATTGCCACTGATGCCGGCTCACTCAAGCGCGGCGTAGCGCTGCTCAAAATCCTGGCGACCGCCGGCAATCGCGGTCAGGCGCTGACCGAGGTGGCCGAGAAAGCAGGCATTCCGCACCCCACGGTGCACCGCATCCTCAAGCAGCTCATCACCGAGGGCCTCGCGATCCAGCATTTCGAGACGCATCGCTACAAGCTGGGGCCGCTGGTGTTTGAGCTGGGCCTCGCCGGATCGAGCCTGCATGACATCCGAGACCTCTGCGAACCCTCGATGCGCGACCTCGCGCAGACCACCGAGGACACGGTCTATCTGGTGCTGCGCAGCGGTTTCGAGGCGGTCTGCATGCACCGCTGCGAAGGCCCGTTTCCGATCCGCGCGCTGGTGCTGGAGGTGGGCAGCCGCAGGCCGCTCGGTGTCGGCGCGGGCGGCCTTGCGATTCTTGCGGCGATTGAGCCCGACGAGCGCAGCGCCATCATCGAACGCGTGGAGCCTTACCTGGCAGGCTTCGGCAATATGAGCGTAGTTCAACTCCGCGATGCCTGCGACCAAACCATCGCTGAAGGCATGGCGCTGGTGCAGAACAAGGTGAGCATGGGTGTGACGGCTGTCGGCATTCCGTTCCGCAACTCCGTGGGCTCGCCCATTGGCGCGATCAGCGTGGCCGCGCTCACCCAGCGCATGCCCAACGCACGCATCCAGAAAGTCGCCGCCGAACTGCGCCGAGAGGCAACGAACATTGAGGCCCGCCTGCGTAAGAGCAATTGGAGCCAGGCCAACCCGGCGCAGCGCTGA
- a CDS encoding M36 family metallopeptidase — translation MQLPSPGWIKRALICTTVLALPGILHARELATVDALGDAPLAVQRKSSTLPLPAGVERVSREERLGLPTFVQIKPITKSATLSRADMGTPETAARKELKQLASLYGLTDSEVDAAPLHHVQTLPGGGRLVRLTNQRDGIEVFRERATVLLNARMKATAIGGYLGSTQTTLQSTTKAASANRVDAAGAVARVLQDFGFSVQVAGQLQALAPDAKQKAGAYQQLTLPQGVTGDAGATLAIPARVKPVWFRLPEGLVSAFYVEVQGTEDGEHFAYAYVIAADDARLLLRHSLTSHAADFKYRVWADPATGVPMSGPQGRNGTPHPTGLPDGYAAPLEAAQLVTMNSSLARTNAPWLDDNATVTSGNNVLAFANIKGPGDDFAAVDQNNCSLATGHDMIACITAPTTFDHGYNHSSSPLADTAQVSASVVNMFYTTNWLHDWFYDSGFDEAAGNAQKVNYDTAGLGNDALIAQALDNSDPNPAYNLNNANMTTPADGESPRMRMYRFVNYSTLLEAHVVSPATLTLTFGVNSASFGPTQFDITSPVAMLVAPGTAWPTNEACAALPAGSLVGKIALVYRGTCSFDVKAKYVQDAGAVAIVVVNNLPGAAPAMGASNTPGIVPTIPAISVSKTDGDALKAELDAGGSITLQIKRVPHDDQRSSALDNGIIAHEWGHYISNRLIGDGNGLTTNHSDGLGEGWGDFHSLLMLVRDDDRNRPGNSTFEGAYSSASYAMGSVADPAKDSGNTALFGIRRYPYSTDMTKNPLSLRHIVNGVALPTTVPINGNTGVNAEIHNAGEVWTTMLWECYASLLNAHPFAEAQTRMKNYLVAGYKLTPINPTLTEARDALLAPMASNDPADYARCSAGFVKRGAGTFAVIPDRYSETNAGVIESNATSGDLALDNMQLSMSGATAQRCDADEVLDSGETGVLTFTVRNNGFSAMGGAQLALSADLSNLSFPDGNTLAVPSIAAGDTISVSTRVQVAGLTAPSGSRISASLTFTGQQGGAKERMIFVPLHRDRVADSLKSDDAEALPSVMEFGSSKPAYANTWAARLHDEAGQPLNRRYTAAAPGTYGSHWMRTPALQVSTSENFTISFKHRFKFEYYSGGANYDGGQLMISTDGGTSWTRVADSAYNGTLFIDDEGLNPAKGERAFVQGSANWPAMQSVTVDLGSAYSGQTVRLAWVIQTDQYVGTEGWEVDDIVITGITNTPFPKVVTDAQTCAGSPALSIISGDSQTAQVNTAFTQPLRVRLLYAGGAPVANTAVSFAAPTTGASATLSSTSVQTDANGYAQVTATANSIAGNYIVTATAIGVGSQFALTNTAAPVNPGGGTGGTTLSISGPSPNGQGTVTITVNGSTTALPTSAQFANDQFGSESGLAVPTLAGYGFPFGLVGFKLQNVGASNAVTLRIKYPAPIPAGAEYWKYGKTSPTGQAQWYRIPMTMVASDTVDITLTDGAQGDSDGTADGTITDPGGLALAAAVPPVTGGTTFTPVSSLSGWALVMLSMGLGWLGFAFSNGRKERSA, via the coding sequence ATGCAATTACCGTCCCCTGGTTGGATCAAGCGAGCGCTGATCTGTACCACCGTTCTGGCTCTGCCGGGCATCCTTCATGCCCGTGAACTGGCCACGGTGGATGCGCTGGGCGATGCCCCGCTCGCCGTGCAGCGCAAGTCCAGTACATTGCCCCTGCCCGCAGGCGTGGAGCGCGTCTCACGTGAAGAGCGGCTAGGTCTACCGACCTTTGTGCAAATCAAGCCGATCACGAAATCCGCGACGCTATCCCGAGCCGACATGGGGACACCGGAAACGGCTGCCCGCAAGGAGCTCAAGCAGCTCGCGAGCCTGTACGGACTCACCGACAGCGAAGTGGATGCCGCGCCGCTCCATCATGTGCAGACGTTGCCGGGCGGCGGGCGGCTGGTGCGCCTGACCAATCAACGCGACGGCATTGAGGTGTTTCGTGAACGAGCCACCGTGCTGCTCAACGCCCGCATGAAGGCGACGGCCATCGGCGGATATCTTGGCAGTACCCAGACAACGCTGCAGTCGACCACCAAGGCGGCTTCGGCCAATCGCGTGGATGCTGCTGGCGCGGTGGCCCGGGTTCTGCAGGATTTCGGTTTCTCCGTGCAGGTCGCCGGGCAGTTGCAGGCCCTAGCTCCGGATGCCAAGCAAAAGGCGGGGGCCTATCAGCAACTGACTCTGCCACAGGGGGTGACTGGCGATGCCGGTGCAACGCTGGCCATCCCGGCGCGGGTGAAGCCCGTGTGGTTTCGCCTGCCCGAGGGATTGGTGAGCGCCTTCTATGTGGAAGTGCAAGGCACGGAAGACGGCGAGCACTTTGCCTACGCCTACGTGATCGCGGCCGATGACGCGCGTCTGCTGTTGCGCCACAGCCTCACGTCGCATGCCGCCGATTTCAAATACCGCGTCTGGGCTGATCCGGCCACCGGCGTGCCGATGTCCGGTCCGCAGGGGCGTAACGGAACGCCCCACCCCACGGGGTTGCCCGACGGCTACGCCGCGCCGCTCGAGGCAGCGCAGTTGGTGACGATGAACAGCTCGCTCGCTCGCACCAACGCGCCTTGGCTGGATGACAATGCCACCGTCACCTCGGGCAACAACGTACTGGCCTTTGCCAACATCAAAGGCCCAGGAGACGACTTTGCAGCGGTTGACCAGAACAACTGCAGCCTGGCCACTGGCCACGACATGATCGCGTGTATCACCGCGCCCACTACGTTCGACCATGGCTACAACCACAGCAGCTCGCCGCTGGCGGACACGGCGCAGGTGTCTGCCTCGGTGGTCAACATGTTCTACACCACCAATTGGCTGCACGACTGGTTCTATGACTCAGGCTTCGATGAAGCGGCCGGCAATGCGCAGAAGGTCAATTACGACACTGCAGGTCTGGGCAACGATGCACTGATCGCTCAGGCGCTGGACAACAGCGACCCGAATCCAGCGTACAACCTCAACAACGCGAACATGACCACGCCAGCGGATGGCGAATCGCCCCGGATGCGCATGTACCGCTTCGTCAATTACTCGACATTGCTGGAAGCACACGTGGTTTCGCCCGCGACGCTGACGCTGACCTTTGGCGTGAACAGTGCTTCGTTTGGTCCAACGCAGTTCGATATCACTTCTCCCGTTGCAATGCTCGTCGCGCCCGGCACTGCGTGGCCCACGAATGAGGCCTGCGCTGCGCTGCCAGCCGGATCGCTTGTTGGAAAAATAGCACTGGTGTACCGCGGAACCTGCAGCTTCGATGTCAAGGCGAAATATGTGCAGGATGCGGGAGCCGTCGCCATTGTGGTAGTGAACAACCTACCGGGTGCCGCGCCCGCTATGGGTGCCAGCAATACCCCCGGAATTGTGCCGACGATTCCGGCTATCAGCGTGTCGAAGACCGACGGAGATGCATTGAAAGCGGAACTGGATGCCGGAGGGTCCATCACGTTGCAAATCAAGAGGGTACCGCACGACGACCAACGCAGCAGCGCTCTGGACAACGGCATCATCGCCCATGAGTGGGGCCACTACATCAGCAATCGCCTGATCGGTGATGGCAACGGACTCACCACCAATCATTCCGACGGACTGGGTGAAGGCTGGGGAGATTTCCATTCCCTGCTGATGCTCGTGCGAGACGACGATCGCAATCGCCCCGGGAACAGCACGTTCGAAGGGGCCTACTCCAGCGCGAGCTATGCCATGGGTTCAGTAGCCGATCCGGCCAAAGATAGCGGCAACACCGCCTTGTTCGGCATTCGCCGCTATCCCTACTCGACGGACATGACAAAGAATCCACTGTCGTTGCGGCATATCGTGAATGGTGTAGCGTTGCCAACGACCGTACCGATCAACGGCAACACCGGCGTCAACGCCGAAATCCACAATGCCGGCGAAGTCTGGACCACCATGCTGTGGGAGTGCTATGCGTCGCTGTTGAATGCGCACCCGTTTGCCGAAGCGCAAACGCGCATGAAGAACTATCTCGTTGCGGGCTACAAGCTCACGCCCATCAACCCCACGTTGACGGAAGCCCGGGACGCGCTGCTTGCCCCCATGGCAAGCAATGATCCGGCCGACTATGCACGCTGCAGCGCAGGGTTTGTCAAACGTGGCGCGGGCACCTTCGCCGTGATTCCGGACCGCTATTCTGAAACCAATGCGGGCGTGATCGAGAGCAACGCCACCAGCGGTGACCTAGCGCTCGACAACATGCAGCTGTCCATGAGCGGTGCGACAGCCCAGCGGTGCGACGCCGACGAGGTGCTGGACAGCGGCGAAACCGGCGTGCTGACCTTCACCGTGCGCAACAACGGCTTTTCCGCCATGGGCGGCGCACAACTGGCGCTTTCAGCCGATCTCTCCAACCTGAGCTTTCCGGATGGCAACACCCTTGCCGTTCCGTCCATCGCGGCTGGCGATACGATCTCGGTCAGCACACGCGTGCAGGTCGCGGGCCTGACCGCGCCGAGTGGCTCGCGCATCTCTGCCAGCCTGACATTTACGGGGCAGCAAGGAGGAGCCAAGGAGCGCATGATCTTCGTTCCATTGCACCGTGATCGCGTGGCCGACAGCTTGAAATCCGATGACGCCGAAGCGCTGCCCAGCGTCATGGAATTCGGCAGCAGCAAACCGGCCTACGCTAACACCTGGGCTGCACGCCTGCATGATGAAGCGGGTCAGCCGCTCAATCGCCGCTATACCGCGGCGGCTCCGGGCACTTATGGCTCGCACTGGATGCGCACGCCCGCGCTCCAAGTATCGACAAGCGAAAACTTCACCATATCGTTCAAGCACCGCTTCAAGTTCGAATACTACAGTGGCGGCGCCAACTACGACGGCGGGCAGTTGATGATCTCCACTGATGGGGGTACTTCATGGACGCGCGTCGCTGACAGTGCCTACAACGGCACGCTGTTCATCGATGACGAGGGCCTCAATCCAGCCAAAGGCGAACGGGCATTCGTGCAAGGCAGCGCCAACTGGCCGGCCATGCAATCCGTGACCGTCGACTTGGGCTCCGCCTACAGCGGGCAGACCGTGCGACTCGCCTGGGTGATCCAGACCGATCAGTATGTGGGAACCGAAGGCTGGGAAGTGGATGACATCGTCATCACCGGCATCACCAACACGCCCTTCCCCAAGGTCGTCACAGACGCACAAACCTGCGCTGGCAGCCCCGCCCTCAGCATCATCAGCGGCGACTCGCAAACAGCGCAAGTCAACACAGCCTTTACCCAGCCTTTGCGCGTGCGCTTGTTGTATGCGGGCGGTGCACCTGTCGCCAACACGGCCGTCAGCTTTGCCGCGCCAACCACTGGAGCCTCCGCGACGCTGTCATCCACGTCCGTGCAGACCGACGCAAATGGCTACGCCCAAGTGACCGCGACCGCCAACAGCATCGCAGGCAACTACATCGTGACCGCCACGGCCATCGGCGTCGGCAGCCAGTTCGCGCTGACCAATACGGCTGCTCCAGTGAATCCAGGCGGTGGCACTGGTGGTACAACGCTTTCCATCAGCGGCCCCTCGCCCAACGGCCAAGGCACCGTCACAATCACCGTGAACGGCTCCACCACGGCTTTGCCGACCTCAGCGCAATTCGCCAACGACCAGTTCGGCAGCGAATCCGGGTTGGCCGTGCCCACGCTGGCGGGCTACGGTTTCCCGTTTGGCCTGGTTGGCTTCAAGCTACAGAACGTCGGAGCAAGCAACGCCGTCACGCTGCGCATCAAATACCCAGCGCCCATCCCGGCAGGTGCCGAATACTGGAAGTACGGCAAGACCAGCCCGACCGGCCAAGCGCAGTGGTACCGAATCCCCATGACCATGGTCGCGAGCGACACGGTGGACATCACGCTGACCGACGGCGCACAAGGTGACTCGGATGGCACGGCCGACGGCACGATCACCGATCCGGGTGGTTTGGCGTTGGCCGCTGCAGTGCCACCGGTGACAGGCGGAACTACCTTCACACCCGTGTCTTCTCTCTCCGGCTGGGCATTGGTGATGCTGTCGATGGGTTTGGGCTGGCTGGGCTTCGCGTTCAGCAATGGACGCAAGGAACGCTCCGCATGA
- a CDS encoding site-specific integrase: MTILPVFTLQTSGLGLSPLLDPQKLSEIASQAVEELLREGESANTLASYRSALRYWAAWYQLRFGQAIALPLQPSVVMQFIVDHAQRTTAGGLQHELPDVIDALLVKLKFKGKTGPMTLSTLTHRVSVLSKAHQLRQLDNPCQDAKVRELLSRTRRTYGKRGDLPQKKDALTREPLMAMLETCDASMKGLRDRALLLFAFATGGRRRSEVTSAEMKHLRRTGGDAYVFTLAFSKTNQTAADRPENQKPIEGKAAEALQAWLGASGVVDGRIFRRVGKSGTLGGPLSPSAVRDIVRYRAELAGLPDSYSAHSLRSGFVTEAAAQNVPLADTMAMTGHRSVASVLGYFRPSGMSKAAKLLD, encoded by the coding sequence ATGACAATTCTGCCAGTTTTCACACTACAAACCTCGGGCTTGGGACTTTCTCCACTGCTGGATCCTCAAAAGCTGTCCGAAATCGCGTCTCAGGCCGTAGAAGAACTGCTTCGCGAAGGTGAATCGGCCAATACGCTGGCAAGTTACCGCAGCGCGCTGCGCTATTGGGCTGCTTGGTACCAACTGCGGTTTGGGCAGGCCATTGCCTTGCCCTTGCAGCCGAGCGTGGTGATGCAGTTCATCGTCGACCACGCTCAGCGCACTACGGCTGGTGGGTTGCAGCACGAGCTGCCTGACGTGATCGATGCGTTGCTGGTGAAGTTGAAATTCAAAGGCAAGACCGGCCCGATGACGCTCAGCACACTAACGCATCGCGTGTCGGTCCTATCCAAGGCGCATCAGCTGCGGCAGCTGGACAACCCCTGTCAGGACGCGAAGGTGCGGGAACTACTCTCCCGAACGCGCCGGACGTATGGCAAGCGAGGCGATCTGCCACAGAAGAAAGATGCGCTCACGCGCGAACCGCTGATGGCCATGCTTGAGACCTGTGACGCCAGCATGAAGGGTTTGCGCGACCGCGCCCTGCTGCTCTTTGCCTTTGCAACGGGCGGCCGCAGACGCTCGGAAGTCACCAGCGCCGAAATGAAGCACCTCAGACGCACCGGTGGCGACGCATATGTGTTCACGCTTGCGTTCTCCAAGACCAATCAGACCGCCGCAGATCGCCCTGAAAACCAGAAGCCCATCGAAGGCAAGGCTGCCGAGGCGCTTCAGGCCTGGCTAGGAGCCTCAGGTGTGGTGGATGGACGCATCTTTAGAAGGGTGGGGAAAAGCGGAACCTTGGGTGGCCCCCTGTCTCCATCGGCTGTGCGCGACATCGTCAGGTACCGCGCCGAACTGGCTGGGTTGCCTGACAGCTACTCGGCCCACTCGCTGCGCAGCGGCTTCGTGACCGAGGCCGCTGCGCAGAACGTGCCACTTGCGGACACCATGGCGATGACCGGGCACCGCAGTGTGGCGAGTGTATTGGGCTACTTCCGCCCTTCGGGCATGAGCAAGGCGGCCAAGTTACTGGATTGA
- a CDS encoding ribonuclease HI family protein, giving the protein MDSQTWMVFIDGSALPNPGKLGIGGVVYAPDGCVDAFSVPLPRIGCNNEAEARAAIHAFEWLLAKKARHVWMYTDNSILAAQLSLAEPKQIERLAAVYDKARTLAKRFDSMRVSWIPRHKNPIADALARGDWEGAGFGAVEATALA; this is encoded by the coding sequence ATGGATTCGCAGACGTGGATGGTCTTCATTGATGGCAGCGCCCTGCCCAATCCCGGCAAACTCGGCATTGGCGGGGTCGTCTACGCGCCAGATGGCTGCGTGGATGCGTTCAGCGTCCCGTTGCCGCGAATCGGCTGCAACAACGAGGCCGAGGCCCGTGCGGCTATCCATGCATTCGAGTGGCTGCTTGCGAAAAAGGCCCGCCATGTATGGATGTATACGGACAACAGCATTCTGGCTGCGCAGTTGAGCCTAGCGGAGCCCAAGCAAATCGAACGGCTTGCCGCTGTCTATGACAAGGCGCGAACGCTGGCGAAGCGCTTTGACAGCATGCGGGTCAGTTGGATCCCCCGCCACAAGAACCCGATTGCGGATGCTTTGGCGCGCGGGGATTGGGAAGGCGCAGGATTTGGCGCCGTCGAAGCTACGGCCTTGGCCTGA
- a CDS encoding LysR family transcriptional regulator: protein MRNLNLDQLQTLIAIGDLGTFAAAAQALHLAAPTVSLHIKELETRLDAALLVRGRRHAELTPAGRALVDEGRKLLLASDDLMELVKRRATGREGVVRVGMSAGVSTRLLPLMLETLISRSPGVEVRLEALGTGESIKRLQAGALEIGIVASPQAASAEVKMIPWRNDPMVAVLPSSWNPPERITPAWLASRRWASFAPATQMHGLISSWFAQAGQRPRPFLTMSYPGALISMAVASQSAALLPLEIVDEQQLPEHLVIRHLSPALMRPMAIAHRVTTHPNPAVESVLAVITEYGN from the coding sequence ATGCGTAACCTAAACCTCGACCAACTTCAAACCCTGATCGCCATTGGGGATCTGGGAACCTTTGCGGCGGCTGCGCAGGCGCTGCATCTGGCCGCGCCTACCGTCAGCCTGCATATCAAGGAGCTGGAGACGCGACTGGACGCCGCGCTGCTGGTGCGTGGTCGGCGGCATGCCGAGCTCACGCCTGCCGGGCGGGCATTGGTGGATGAGGGGCGCAAGCTCCTGCTGGCGAGCGACGATCTGATGGAGTTGGTCAAGCGCCGCGCTACGGGGCGTGAAGGCGTGGTGCGCGTGGGAATGTCCGCCGGGGTCAGCACGCGCTTGTTGCCGCTGATGCTGGAGACGTTGATTTCAAGAAGTCCCGGCGTCGAAGTGCGCCTCGAGGCTCTTGGTACGGGCGAGTCGATCAAACGGCTGCAGGCGGGGGCGCTCGAGATTGGCATCGTCGCCAGCCCGCAGGCGGCCTCTGCCGAGGTAAAGATGATTCCGTGGCGCAACGATCCTATGGTGGCGGTGCTGCCCTCCTCCTGGAATCCTCCCGAGCGCATCACTCCCGCGTGGCTGGCAAGTCGGCGCTGGGCCTCGTTTGCTCCAGCGACGCAGATGCATGGGTTGATTTCAAGCTGGTTTGCGCAGGCGGGTCAACGGCCGCGACCATTTCTCACGATGAGCTATCCGGGCGCGCTGATCAGCATGGCGGTGGCTAGCCAAAGCGCTGCGTTGTTGCCACTGGAAATCGTTGACGAGCAGCAACTGCCCGAGCATCTGGTGATCCGCCATCTGTCGCCGGCACTCATGCGTCCGATGGCGATTGCGCATCGGGTGACTACGCATCCCAATCCTGCTGTCGAGAGCGTGCTTGCGGTGATCACTGAATACGGAAACTGA
- the mobH gene encoding MobH family relaxase has product MPAWLGRVKALWQLASSAAGSSSSSIDSSGRPHPGASSVEVPSSVTPVESSIQIAGREQGWLRVLRAEDLIQMVQAQKAVRQMWHQSRLAQPVFERDLLPAIHRYAEYVQLMPASEAHHHAHAGGLLSHTLEMVLAAMTWRNGHFLPTSAPVEQIDAERDQWTYVVFFAALLHDIAKPMTDLRILWRGGTMSEPLRWKPIAGSLAEVGDGRAQLEYRVEFEPKVARDYQAHSRLALTLLSQIAPGSALTFLSRTPHAFDALTQYLSGTKSGLLAEIIQRADRASTSNALLKGNKARFATANAVPLVDLLMQAVKTMLVSGTELPLNRSGAAGWVFDGSIWFVAKRLADTTRAWIKAHAPEESIPGEAKNDRLFDTWQEYGILQANPHTGQAIWLVQVIGQVQERGEGQGASGQEEEGGGTPTDEAAHQYSHNLSMLRFPLNRLYEDASRYPPAMAGKIVVRQKREADSPGDQDAEQGTGAEATQEAMSATPLESEAIPTKPASQPAGTSGQPSGAHPVPRPSGPKAAGLPAPSFNKPKPKPGPEQPSARPVTTLAPTTAANPGGQQSAAIKSSPEKRKVQTPSTTSSQNRDDDRDNRHDPVFPPLEQEVDGFDATDDEWLDPEDESQYVKYKRNESSISNITKQPSIAPVKRPAPTPAKTAANVAASSHQEAAPMPCDGSSQIPPGLAEQLLASTPISRATPANQAANKRPLEACAQPTNSAKAQRLFTRQEAGAGSSSGTTPVVLTPSLPALPHATTAKKKEPSETALGFIQWVQQGLASREIKYNETGAPVHFVEEGMALVSPVIFKIYAHSIGPEEDADAMGLQVQREVIKAGWHRMAAASGSGKVNILRYQVIGRGNVAVARLSAVVLLDPDRFVLPVPPANPVLKLENEHAL; this is encoded by the coding sequence ATGCCTGCGTGGCTCGGCCGTGTCAAAGCGCTGTGGCAGCTTGCGTCATCTGCGGCTGGCAGCTCATCATCGTCCATCGACTCATCCGGGCGTCCTCATCCCGGCGCATCCTCGGTTGAAGTACCATCATCAGTCACGCCGGTCGAGTCATCCATCCAGATCGCTGGCCGGGAACAAGGATGGCTGCGTGTGCTGCGGGCCGAAGATCTCATTCAGATGGTTCAGGCGCAAAAGGCCGTGCGCCAGATGTGGCACCAGTCTCGCTTGGCCCAACCCGTATTCGAGCGGGACTTGCTTCCTGCCATCCATCGCTACGCCGAGTACGTCCAGCTCATGCCTGCGTCCGAGGCGCACCATCACGCCCACGCGGGCGGGCTGCTTTCGCACACGCTGGAGATGGTGCTTGCCGCGATGACCTGGCGCAACGGGCATTTTCTGCCGACGAGCGCACCGGTCGAGCAGATCGATGCCGAGCGCGATCAATGGACGTATGTGGTGTTCTTCGCCGCGCTGCTGCATGACATCGCCAAACCGATGACCGATCTGCGCATCCTCTGGCGCGGCGGAACGATGAGCGAGCCACTGCGCTGGAAACCCATTGCCGGTTCACTGGCTGAAGTGGGCGATGGACGCGCCCAACTGGAATACCGCGTCGAATTCGAGCCCAAGGTCGCACGGGACTACCAGGCACACAGCCGATTGGCGCTCACGCTGCTGTCGCAGATAGCACCGGGCAGCGCACTCACGTTTCTGTCGCGCACCCCGCACGCATTTGATGCGCTGACGCAGTATCTCTCCGGCACCAAGAGCGGCTTGCTCGCCGAAATCATTCAGCGAGCAGACCGGGCGTCGACCAGCAATGCGCTGCTCAAGGGCAACAAGGCGAGGTTTGCGACTGCCAACGCCGTCCCGTTGGTGGATCTGCTGATGCAAGCCGTCAAGACCATGCTCGTTTCCGGAACGGAGTTGCCGCTCAATCGCAGCGGCGCTGCAGGCTGGGTGTTTGACGGCTCCATCTGGTTTGTGGCCAAGCGGCTGGCCGACACAACGCGTGCATGGATCAAGGCCCACGCACCTGAAGAGTCAATTCCCGGCGAAGCCAAGAATGACCGGCTGTTCGACACCTGGCAGGAATACGGAATCCTGCAGGCCAACCCGCACACCGGGCAAGCCATCTGGCTGGTTCAGGTGATCGGCCAGGTTCAGGAGAGGGGGGAGGGGCAGGGCGCCAGCGGGCAAGAGGAAGAGGGCGGTGGCACGCCGACAGATGAAGCAGCGCACCAGTACAGCCACAACTTGTCGATGCTGCGGTTTCCGCTGAACCGACTTTACGAGGATGCGTCCCGGTATCCCCCGGCCATGGCCGGAAAGATCGTGGTCCGGCAAAAGCGTGAAGCAGATTCGCCCGGTGATCAGGATGCAGAACAGGGAACAGGAGCTGAAGCAACGCAAGAAGCAATGTCTGCAACGCCATTGGAATCTGAAGCAATCCCAACCAAACCAGCCAGCCAACCGGCTGGAACATCTGGCCAGCCTTCAGGTGCCCATCCTGTTCCAAGACCATCTGGACCCAAAGCTGCAGGGCTGCCAGCACCGAGCTTCAACAAGCCCAAACCCAAACCTGGGCCAGAGCAGCCATCCGCCAGACCTGTGACAACACTGGCACCCACAACTGCCGCAAATCCGGGCGGTCAGCAATCTGCCGCAATCAAGTCATCTCCCGAGAAACGCAAGGTGCAAACACCGTCAACGACATCGTCACAAAACAGGGACGACGACCGCGACAACCGCCATGACCCGGTGTTTCCACCTCTGGAGCAAGAGGTTGATGGCTTTGACGCGACGGATGATGAATGGCTGGATCCAGAGGATGAATCTCAATATGTTAAATATAAACGTAACGAATCATCGATATCGAATATCACAAAACAACCATCGATTGCACCAGTAAAGCGCCCAGCACCAACCCCCGCCAAGACTGCGGCAAACGTGGCTGCATCCAGTCACCAGGAAGCTGCGCCAATGCCTTGCGATGGCTCTTCGCAGATCCCTCCAGGACTGGCAGAACAGCTGCTTGCATCAACACCGATCTCCAGAGCCACTCCAGCCAACCAAGCCGCCAACAAACGACCTTTGGAAGCCTGCGCGCAACCCACAAACTCCGCCAAAGCACAGCGCCTGTTCACCCGTCAGGAAGCTGGCGCAGGCTCGAGCAGCGGCACGACACCGGTCGTACTCACACCGAGCCTTCCAGCGTTGCCACATGCAACGACCGCCAAGAAGAAGGAACCCAGCGAAACAGCTCTGGGCTTCATCCAGTGGGTTCAGCAAGGCTTGGCCAGCCGGGAGATCAAATACAACGAAACAGGAGCTCCTGTGCATTTTGTGGAGGAAGGCATGGCACTCGTGTCGCCCGTGATCTTCAAGATCTACGCACACAGCATCGGCCCTGAAGAAGATGCTGATGCGATGGGCCTGCAGGTCCAGCGCGAAGTCATCAAGGCCGGATGGCACCGCATGGCCGCAGCCTCCGGCAGCGGCAAAGTGAACATCCTTCGCTACCAGGTGATAGGCCGCGGCAACGTCGCCGTGGCCAGGTTGTCTGCCGTGGTTCTGCTTGATCCGGATCGCTTCGTTTTACCCGTGCCGCCAGCCAATCCGGTGCTCAAACTGGAGAACGAACATGCTCTTTGA